From one Lolium rigidum isolate FL_2022 chromosome 4, APGP_CSIRO_Lrig_0.1, whole genome shotgun sequence genomic stretch:
- the LOC124706375 gene encoding probable membrane-associated kinase regulator 4, producing MASRRGEEARRDQVQEEEDYIDMDLGFAAAGREFEFHHMSAPLAGRAGEPQLPLASPADELFYKGKLLPLHLPPRAQMVEDLLLDHCAAAGVGRGRGRHLAVSTAPATPCERSRGASPANSCFVSGELNVEEFFRDYAAGLAYADDAAASAGEKQQRPWSRRLRFVTRQLNLGRQLKASRAYLKTMFAAPKPAGNADDKPGLGSKDLSSHSHGHGGHLRAWRKNPFGQVRSNRCIAADQSSGSGGGHRRSFSSVIVRYSASNKTSPAPPAPSSCSSTSSSCKSSTSTSSSVRSSSGSDGAGAPALRRSSSASSEAENPIQGLIAYCKKSQQLASVRKSASDTGFRFLSSSAASKVAAESEGLDELVEICRG from the coding sequence ATGGCGAGCAGGAGAGGGGAGGAGGCACGGCGCGatcaggtccaggaggaggaggactacatCGACATGGACCTGGGCTTcgcggcggcggggcgggagTTCGAGTTCCACCACATGTCGGCGCCGCTGGCTGGCCGGGCGGGGGAGCCGCAGCTGCCGCTGGCGTCGCCGGCCGACGAGCTCTTCTACAAGGGCAAGCTGCTGCCTTTGCACCTGCCGCCGCGCGCCCAGATGGTCGAGGACCTCCTCCTGGACCACTGCGCCGCGGCTGGCGTCGGCAGGGGGAGGGGGCGGCACCTCGCCGTCAGCACCGCCCCGGCCACGCCCTGCGAGCGCTCCCGCGGCGCGTCGCCGGCCAACTCGTGCTTCGTCAGCGGGGAGCTCAACGTGGAGGAGTTCTTCCGGGACTACGCGGCCGGCCTGGCCTacgccgacgacgccgccgcctccgcgggCGAGAAGCAGCAGAGGCCGTGGTCCAGGAGGCTCCGGTTCGTGACGCGGCAGCTCAACCTCGGTCGCCAGCTCAAGGCCTCTAGGGCCTACCTCAAGACCATGTTCGCCGCGCCGAAACCAGCGGGGAACGCCGACGACAAGCCCGGTCTTGGCTCAAAGGACCTCTCGTCCCACTCCCATGGCCATGGCGGCCATCTCCGGGCGTGGAGGAAGAACCCGTTCGGCCAGGTCAGGAGCAACCGGTGCATCGCCGCTGACCAGAGCAGCGGAAGCGGCGGCGGGCACCGGAGGTCCTTCTCCAGCGTCATCGTCCGGTACTCGGCCTCGAACAAGACGTCCCCCGCGCCCCCGGCGCCGTCTTCGTGctcgtcgacgtcgtcgtcctgcaagtcctccacctccacctcgtcgtCGGTCCGGAGCTCGAGCGGCTCCGACGGCGCGGGGGCGCCGGCGCTGCGGAGGAGCAGCAGCGCGAGCTCCGAGGCGGAGAACCCCATCCAGGGCCTCATCGCCTACTGCAAGAAGTCGCAGCAGCTGGCCTCGGTGCGCAAGAGCGCCAGCGACACCGGGTTCAGGTTCCTGTCCTCGTCCGCGGCGTCCAAGGTCGCCGCGGAATCGGAAGGCCTGGACGAGCTCGTCGAGATTTGCAGAGGGTGA